One stretch of Dissulfurimicrobium hydrothermale DNA includes these proteins:
- a CDS encoding Mrp/NBP35 family ATP-binding protein: MEATQQNVRANPVLDQQDQMIKQKLDRIENKIMVMSGKGGVGKSTVAVNLALGLSLENFYVGLLDVDLHGPNVPKMLGLERGELKRRSDGTVGPVFYSPNLQFMSVEPLLPEKDSAVMWRGPLKMSAIRQFIYDIEWGDLDYLVIDAPPGTGDEPMTIAQMIPDAFAVVVTTPQEVSLLDVRKSISFCRHVNMPILGIVENMSGMICPHCGKAVDVFKKGGGEKLAEELGITFLGRIPVDPRIVTTGDAGRPLVAAYPNSHTSEAFEQIIRNTINATQALRAEKKARQASGRQ; the protein is encoded by the coding sequence ACAAGATAATGGTCATGAGCGGCAAGGGCGGGGTCGGCAAGAGCACCGTGGCCGTAAATCTGGCGCTCGGTCTCTCCCTTGAGAATTTTTATGTGGGTCTTTTGGATGTCGATCTGCATGGTCCAAATGTCCCGAAGATGCTCGGCCTTGAAAGGGGTGAGCTTAAACGGAGATCTGACGGGACGGTGGGGCCGGTGTTTTACTCGCCCAATCTCCAATTTATGTCGGTTGAACCGCTCCTGCCAGAAAAAGACTCGGCTGTCATGTGGCGCGGGCCCCTGAAGATGTCGGCCATCAGGCAGTTCATCTATGACATCGAATGGGGAGATCTTGATTACCTTGTGATAGACGCACCCCCAGGCACTGGAGACGAGCCAATGACCATTGCACAGATGATACCAGATGCCTTTGCGGTGGTCGTCACCACCCCGCAGGAGGTCTCTCTGCTTGACGTCAGGAAGTCAATAAGCTTTTGCAGACACGTAAATATGCCTATTCTGGGGATTGTTGAGAATATGAGCGGTATGATCTGCCCGCACTGTGGGAAGGCGGTGGATGTCTTCAAAAAGGGCGGTGGTGAAAAGCTTGCTGAAGAGCTCGGCATAACGTTTCTTGGGCGTATCCCTGTTGACCCAAGGATAGTGACCACCGGTGATGCTGGAAGACCGCTTGTGGCTGCATATCCAAACAGCCATACGTCAGAAGCCTTTGAACAAATTATAAGGAATACAATAAATGCAACGCAGGCGCTACGGGCGGAAAAGAAGGCCAGACAGGCCTCTGGGCGACAATGA
- a CDS encoding NifB/NifX family molybdenum-iron cluster-binding protein has translation MKIAMPIDGQMTAGHFGHAPKFAFVDVKDGQPGVIAMLAPPPHEPGVIPRWLHEQGVTHLICGGIGARAVEILTASGINVIAGVQPMEPSEAVKALLSGRLKGVAGSTCAGHSHGHEHGHSCGGH, from the coding sequence ATGAAGATCGCCATGCCTATAGATGGTCAAATGACAGCGGGCCACTTCGGCCATGCACCAAAATTCGCTTTTGTAGATGTAAAAGACGGCCAGCCAGGGGTGATTGCCATGCTCGCACCGCCTCCTCATGAACCTGGTGTTATACCAAGATGGCTCCATGAACAAGGGGTAACTCATCTTATCTGTGGCGGCATTGGGGCAAGGGCAGTGGAGATACTTACGGCGTCCGGTATAAATGTCATAGCAGGCGTTCAACCCATGGAGCCGAGTGAGGCGGTGAAGGCATTGCTTTCCGGGAGGCTCAAGGGGGTGGCCGGATCTACATGCGCAGGCCACAGTCATGGCCATGAGCACGGTCATAGTTGCGGCGGACACTAG
- a CDS encoding lysophospholipid acyltransferase family protein produces the protein MFHKIRAVFFLIFAVSSYVLLGSIAILLSLLTGTGDYGHNLGRFWSKLLFIVAGLRLNVTGSENIPLGRPVVFASNHASQLDIPVLYLALCVQFRFLVKKELFKIPLFGQAMRMAGYIPIDRSGGKTAVLGLRDAAKRIREGTSIVVFPEGTRSSDGRLQPFKTGGIKVAIESGCPIVPVAISGSHKVLPKGSLMIRPGGIISVSIGRPIDPKGSRDDLTKEVWDAINAMLGNLNRSDPRVQS, from the coding sequence ATGTTTCACAAGATAAGGGCTGTATTTTTCTTGATATTTGCCGTGAGCAGCTATGTATTGCTGGGTTCAATAGCCATATTGCTCTCTCTACTTACAGGGACAGGGGATTATGGTCATAATCTGGGAAGGTTCTGGTCAAAGTTGCTTTTTATAGTGGCGGGGTTGAGGCTAAATGTCACAGGATCTGAAAATATCCCGTTGGGCAGGCCTGTAGTCTTTGCATCTAATCATGCAAGCCAGCTTGATATACCTGTCTTATACCTTGCCTTGTGCGTACAGTTTCGGTTCTTGGTAAAGAAAGAGCTTTTTAAGATCCCGCTTTTCGGTCAGGCCATGCGTATGGCCGGCTATATACCGATAGATAGATCGGGCGGCAAGACTGCGGTCTTGGGCCTGAGAGATGCGGCCAAAAGGATCAGGGAAGGCACGTCGATCGTTGTCTTTCCGGAGGGGACGAGGAGTAGTGACGGCCGTCTTCAACCTTTCAAGACAGGTGGTATAAAGGTGGCCATAGAATCGGGTTGTCCAATAGTTCCTGTGGCGATAAGTGGCAGCCATAAGGTGCTTCCCAAGGGTAGTCTAATGATAAGGCCGGGGGGGATCATCTCTGTATCCATAGGTAGGCCTATTGACCCTAAAGGTTCAAGAGACGATCTGACAAAAGAGGTATGGGATGCAATAAACGCCATGCTCGGCAACCTAAACCGGTCTGATCCAAGGGTGCAATCATGA